From the Bacillus sp. FJAT-22090 genome, the window GAGAAAGGAGGATTTATTTCCACCTTTTAGTAGTTTAAAAAATTCTGTCATATAATTACTCCTTTTGTTAGATAGATTCAACTTCTATACGTTCTATAAAGTCTTCTTGTTTCATGATGTAATAAAATTCTACTGTATTTTTTTTTGTGAGTATAGACAGACGCGCTTCAATCTCATGCTTTATCACATTATTCTCTAATATGATATCTTTAATACGAATGCTTTCTATATATACCCCATTCTCTTTTAAATATTGATAAACCTTTTCTATATCTTCTTTATTGGGTACTAGTACCTTCAAAGATAATTCTCTCGATCGTAACCTTTTAGGTCCGATTTTAGTAAGTAGGGGAGGAATCAGTTCTATTCCTATTAATACTATACAAACTGATAAAGCCGCTTCTATATAAAAACCTGCGCCAACTGCAATACCAATTCCTCCAGCACCCCATATCATTGCAGCAGTAGTTAGTCCAGTAATACTATCGTTTCCTTTTCTTAAAATAACACCTGCACCTAAAAAACCGATACCACTTACAATTTGTGCTGCAAGACGTAGTGGATCCATTGTGATATTTATTCCATCTCGAGGATTTGCGGTATAAGCAGATTCAATCGAGATGTAAGTTAAGAGACAACTAAATGTAGCAATAACTATACTAGTTTTTAATCCAATCGGTTTTTTCTTTAATTCCCTTTCTATACCTATTATTAAACTTAATAATGCTGCCAAACATAATTTTAATATGATTTCCGTGTCTATTAAATAATGCTGAAGAAAATCCATTTTTAATTCCCCCATCTATATATTCTGTATATAATGATATGTAGAGTTTTCTATTTTAGATATACAATACCTTATTCTTATCTCATTAAACGTAATTTGCTATGAACAAGTAGTGTTAAATAAGGCTCTAACAATAGATAAGAGATTAAATGATAAGAAATTATAACTTTTTTTATAAAAAGGGTTGATTTTTGTTTGTTGAATAGATATACTAATACTTGTCCTTCGGAACGACAGTTAAACAATTTAAATTAATTTTAAAAAGTTGTTGACTTCGTAACTGAAAGAAGATATACTAATAAAGTCGCCTAAACGAGACGACAACATGAACATTGAAAACTGAACATGCAAAACGTTAAGACATAGCTTGAGAGACTAACTTCGGTTAGTCGGATAGCAAACAATTTTGACATCATTTAATGATGATGCCAGCAAAACAAAATGAGC encodes:
- a CDS encoding MgtC/SapB family protein encodes the protein MDFLQHYLIDTEIILKLCLAALLSLIIGIERELKKKPIGLKTSIVIATFSCLLTYISIESAYTANPRDGINITMDPLRLAAQIVSGIGFLGAGVILRKGNDSITGLTTAAMIWGAGGIGIAVGAGFYIEAALSVCIVLIGIELIPPLLTKIGPKRLRSRELSLKVLVPNKEDIEKVYQYLKENGVYIESIRIKDIILENNVIKHEIEARLSILTKKNTVEFYYIMKQEDFIERIEVESI